In Paracoccaceae bacterium Fryx2, a single genomic region encodes these proteins:
- a CDS encoding saccharopine dehydrogenase NADP-binding domain-containing protein, which yields MTSQPTLGRPIKGQPVAEHTVHARIDGPLVMIGFGSIGRGTLPLIERHLSYDRDTFTVIEPSGEHAALLAERGIAHLQVALTPDNYAQVLRGLFPHGRGFVVNLSVDVGSIDLMLLCQELGVLYLDTVIEPWPGFYFGSTVPNAERTNYPLRETVRALARTHAGGATAVSCCGANPGMVSWLLKEALLRLASDTGRPAEVPECREGWAALMQGLGVKGVHIAERDTQVSARPKPAGVFVNTWSVDGLLSEGYQPAELGWGSHEKRLPVNGYAFDTGSRCAIWIDRAGADTRVRSWCPDVGPQFGLLVTHNESISIADYYTVGEGAEPAFRPTCHYAYHPCNDAILSLYEVNGAGCLPEEKHILTAEEIVSGGDDLGVFLYGPEKALWYGSRLSIAEARSLAPWQNATGMQVTSAVLAGIVWAAENPRAGIVEADEMDHARCLDVQRPYLGRIEAHYTDWTPLAHRINRFAETRDDADPWQFVNFLAV from the coding sequence ATGACGAGCCAACCCACCCTTGGCCGCCCGATCAAGGGCCAGCCGGTTGCGGAACATACCGTCCACGCCAGGATCGACGGGCCGCTGGTGATGATCGGCTTCGGCAGCATCGGGCGCGGCACCCTGCCGCTGATCGAGCGGCATCTGAGCTATGACCGCGACACCTTTACGGTGATCGAGCCCAGCGGCGAACATGCCGCCCTGCTGGCCGAGCGCGGCATCGCCCATTTGCAGGTGGCGCTGACGCCTGACAATTACGCGCAGGTGCTGCGCGGGCTGTTCCCCCACGGGCGGGGGTTCGTGGTCAACCTGTCGGTCGATGTCGGGTCGATCGACCTGATGCTGCTGTGTCAGGAACTGGGTGTGCTGTATCTCGACACGGTGATCGAGCCGTGGCCGGGGTTCTACTTCGGGTCAACCGTGCCCAATGCCGAGCGCACCAACTATCCGCTGCGCGAAACCGTGCGGGCGCTGGCGCGGACCCATGCCGGGGGGGCCACGGCGGTGTCGTGCTGCGGGGCCAACCCCGGCATGGTGTCGTGGCTGCTGAAAGAGGCGCTGCTGCGGCTGGCGTCCGACACGGGCCGCCCGGCTGAGGTGCCCGAATGCCGCGAGGGCTGGGCGGCGCTGATGCAGGGGCTGGGCGTCAAGGGCGTGCATATCGCCGAACGCGACACTCAGGTGTCGGCGCGCCCGAAACCGGCGGGGGTGTTCGTCAACACCTGGTCGGTGGACGGGCTCTTGTCGGAAGGCTATCAGCCGGCCGAGCTTGGCTGGGGCAGCCACGAGAAGCGCCTGCCGGTGAACGGGTATGCCTTCGACACCGGCAGCCGCTGCGCGATCTGGATCGACCGCGCCGGGGCCGATACAAGGGTGCGGAGCTGGTGCCCGGACGTGGGGCCGCAGTTCGGCCTGCTGGTGACGCACAACGAGTCGATCTCGATCGCCGACTACTACACGGTGGGCGAGGGGGCGGAGCCTGCGTTCCGCCCGACCTGCCATTACGCCTATCACCCCTGCAACGATGCCATCCTGAGCCTTTACGAGGTCAACGGCGCGGGCTGCCTGCCGGAGGAAAAGCACATCCTGACGGCCGAGGAGATCGTGTCGGGCGGCGACGACCTGGGGGTGTTCCTGTATGGGCCGGAAAAGGCGCTGTGGTATGGCTCGCGCCTGAGCATCGCCGAGGCGCGCAGCCTGGCACCGTGGCAGAATGCGACAGGGATGCAGGTCACCTCGGCCGTTCTGGCGGGAATTGTCTGGGCGGCGGAGAACCCGCGCGCGGGCATCGTCGAGGCCGACGAGATGGATCATGCCCGCTGCCTGGACGTGCAGCGCCCCTACCTCGGCCGGATCGAGGCGCATTACACCGACTGGACGCCGCTGGCCCACCGCATCAACCGCTTTGCCGAAACCCGCGACGACGCCGATCCGTGGCAGTTCGTGAACTTTCTGGCGGTCTGA
- a CDS encoding TIGR00645 family protein — protein MSDKPGIETRFEKGLFASRWLMAPMYLGLVIALAMLTVIFVRELLYYAPKTFTMGADQGILAILTLIDLTLAANLMLIVLFSGYENFVSKLDIVDSEDRPDWMGKVDFSGLKMKLIASIVAISGIHLLKVFMEIGKTGTHQPPESQLMWMVIIHLTFVLSGVLLALMDWMAAQTDKH, from the coding sequence ATGAGCGACAAACCCGGTATCGAGACACGGTTTGAAAAGGGCCTGTTCGCCTCGCGCTGGCTTATGGCGCCGATGTATCTGGGGCTGGTGATCGCACTTGCCATGCTGACGGTCATCTTCGTGCGCGAATTGCTCTACTACGCGCCGAAGACCTTCACGATGGGGGCCGATCAGGGCATCCTCGCGATCCTGACGCTGATCGACCTGACGCTGGCCGCGAACCTGATGCTGATCGTGCTGTTCTCCGGCTACGAGAACTTCGTCTCGAAGCTTGACATCGTCGACAGCGAGGACCGGCCCGACTGGATGGGCAAGGTCGATTTCTCTGGGCTGAAGATGAAGCTGATCGCCTCGATCGTGGCGATTTCGGGGATTCACCTGCTGAAGGTGTTCATGGAGATCGGCAAGACCGGCACGCACCAGCCGCCGGAAAGCCAGTTGATGTGGATGGTGATCATCCACCTGACATTCGTGCTGTCGGGTGTGCTGCTGGCCCTGATGGACTGGATGGCGGCCCAGACCGACAAGCATTGA
- the rpsD gene encoding 30S ribosomal protein S4 has product MTKRTSAKHKIDRRMGENIWGRAKSPVNKREYGPGQHGQRRKNKLSDFGTQLRAKQKLKGYYGDLTEKQFRKIFTEAERVKGDTGEMLIGLLERRLDAVVYRAKLVPTIFAARQFVNHGHVMVNGIRVNIASYRVKEGDLIEVRQKSKQMALILEATQLTERDVPDYLEVDNSKLIVKFVRTPGLGDVPYPVVMEPNLVVEYYAKN; this is encoded by the coding sequence GTGACCAAACGCACGTCTGCCAAGCACAAGATCGACCGCCGCATGGGCGAAAACATCTGGGGGCGCGCCAAGTCCCCGGTGAACAAGCGCGAATACGGCCCCGGCCAGCACGGCCAGCGCCGCAAGAACAAGCTTTCCGACTTCGGCACGCAGCTGCGCGCCAAGCAGAAGCTGAAGGGTTACTATGGTGACCTGACCGAAAAGCAGTTCCGCAAGATCTTCACCGAAGCCGAGCGCGTCAAGGGCGATACCGGCGAGATGCTGATTGGTCTGCTGGAGCGTCGTCTGGATGCGGTGGTCTACCGCGCCAAGCTGGTGCCGACGATCTTTGCCGCGCGCCAGTTCGTCAACCACGGCCATGTCATGGTCAACGGCATCCGCGTCAACATCGCCTCCTACCGCGTGAAGGAAGGCGACCTGATCGAGGTCCGCCAGAAATCCAAGCAGATGGCGCTGATCCTGGAAGCGACCCAGCTGACCGAGCGCGACGTGCCCGATTACCTGGAAGTCGACAATTCCAAGCTGATCGTGAAGTTCGTCCGCACCCCGGGCCTGGGCGATGTGCCCTATCCGGTGGTGATGGAGCCGAACCTGGTCGTCGAATACTACGCCAAGAACTGA